A single region of the Salvia miltiorrhiza cultivar Shanhuang (shh) chromosome 8, IMPLAD_Smil_shh, whole genome shotgun sequence genome encodes:
- the LOC130999729 gene encoding 2-alkenal reductase (NADP(+)-dependent)-like, whose amino-acid sequence MGEEVKNKQVILNDYVKASVKESDMSLRTSTIQLRIPAGCDDAVLVKNLYLSCDPYMLLRMKKLEVDSFQPNSPISGFGVSKVIDSSHPNYTKGDLVWGITGWEEYSLIRDQSGLFKIHDTDLPLSYYTGILGMPGMTAYAGFFEVCSAKKGETVYVSAASGAVGQLVGQFAKSTGCYVVGSAGSKEKVDLLKNKFGFDDAFNYKEEQDYNAALKRYFPDGIDIYFENVGGKMLEAVLNNMRLHGRVAVCGMISQYGLEQPEGVHNLFNLIAKRIRMQGFAVHDYYHLYPKFLEMVVPQIKERKITYVEDIAEGLESAPNALVGLFSGRNVGKQVVVVARE is encoded by the exons ATGGGTGAGGAAGTGAAGAACAAGCAGGTGATACTCAACGATTATGTGAAGGCTTCTGTGAAAGAATCCGACATGTCGCTTAGAACCTCCACGATTCAGCTGAGAATTCCGGCCGGCTGCGACGACGCCGTTTTGGTGAAGAATCTCTACTTGTCGTGTGATCCCTACATGCTCCTTCGCATGAAGAAACTCGAGGTTGATTCTTTTCAACCAAATTCT CCTATTTCTGGATTTGGAGTGTCGAAAGTAATCGATTCGTCTCATCCGAACTACACGAAGGGCGATCTCGTTTGGGGGATTACTGGCTGGGAGGAGTACAGCCTCATTCGAGATCAAAGCGGATTGTTTAAAATTCATGATACAGATTTGCCTCTCTCCTACTATACTGGGATTCTTG GTATGCCTGGCATGACGGCTTATGCTGGTTTCTTCGAGGTTTGCtctgccaaaaagggggaaaccGTTTATGTTTCCGCTGCATCCGGAGCAGTTGGTCAGCTCGTCGGTCAGTTTGCGAAGTCGACGGGGTGTTACGTCGTTGGGAGTGCCGGGAGCAAAGAAAAG GTCGATCTCTTGAAGAACAAATTCGGGTTTGACGATGCATTTAACTATAAAGAAGAGCAAGACTACAATGCAGCTTTGAAGAG GTACTTCCCCGATGGCATCGACATCTACTTCGAGAACGTGGGAGGGAAGATGCTCGAAGCAGTGCTGAACAACATGAGACTACACGGTCGTGTTGCTGTTTGTGGGATGATCTCTCAGTATGGCCTCGAGCAGCCCGAAGGCGTGCACAACTTGTTCAACCTCATAGCAAAACGGATCCGGATGCAAGGATTTGCTGTTCACGACTACTACCATCTCTACCCGAAGTTCCTTGAGATGGTTGTGCCGCAAATCAAAGAAAGGAAGATCACATACGTCGAAGATATAGCCGAAGGCCTTGAAAGCGCGCCTAATGCTCTCGTTGGCCTATTCTCCGGCCGTAATGTGGGGAAGCAGGTGGTGGTTGTTGCTCGTGAGTAG
- the LOC130999727 gene encoding uncharacterized protein LOC130999727 — protein MEDAPRRRGRGRGRGRGRGRGRGFIPEEPIQQVAPNRTAEEKFRKEKPPTFDGLGDPTDAEKWVRAIERIFNYIRCDDEDKVTCATYQLVDEADFWWESVRRTMTEEQWENFTWEDFKTELYEKYIPGCYRQKKQNEFWNLKQRAGTVTEYDRAFNQLSRYAPTLVDTDEKRAEKFRNGLRHEISISLASQGGLTYAQTLSRALTIESLLPKEKGKAPGQSGFVPPQDGGKGKRKWNEGTGGNPGNGNGKKPWVANQNQNQRQNQQPQAMGRPLCPKCQRPHSGECLKGMNICYRCGETGHYASVCPKKNGGAPQQQNPRNQQRQNQGPGGQRGQPQNARAYALNQKQAAGNQGNLAG, from the exons ATGGAAGACGCACCAAGAAgacgcggtaggggacgaggacgtggtcgtGGTCGTGGACGCGGCAGGGGATTTATCCCTGAAGAGCCAATCCaacaagtagcaccaaatcgtactgctgaagagaagtttcgcaaggaaaaacctccaacATTTGACGGGCTGGGCGATCCAACAGACGCCGAAAAGTGGGTTAGGGCCATAGAGCGTATCTTTAACTACATCCGTTGCGATGACGAAGACAAAGTAACTTGTGCAACCTACCAACTGGTGGacgaagccgacttctggtgggaatcggtgaggcgcacaatgactgaggaacagtgggaaaatttcacttgggaagatttCAAGACTGAATTATACGAGAAATACATACCGGgatgctatagacagaagaagCAGAATGAGTTCTGGAATCTGAAGCAGAGGGCTGGGACAGTTACTGAGTACGATAGAGccttcaatcagctatcaagatatgctccgacgctggtggacactgatgagaagcgTGCAGAAAAATTTAGGAATGGACTACGCCATGAGATATCAATCTCCCTAGCAAGCCAGGGAGGTCTCACCTACGCACAAACTTTGAGCAGGGCTCTCACCATTGAATCATTGCTACCAAAGGAAAAAGGGAAAGCTCCGGGACAGTCTGGATTcgtaccacctcaagatggtggtaaaggaaaaagaaagtggaacgAGGGAACTGGAGGAAACCCCGGGAATGGAAATGGAAAGAAGCCGTGGGTTGCtaaccaaaatcagaatcaacGTCAGAATCAACAGCCGCAAGCAATGGGACGACCACTCTGCCCAAAGTGTCAGCGACCTCATTCAGGGGAATGCCTGAAAGGAATGAATATATGCTATAGATGTGGGGAaactgggcactatgcttcagTATGTCCGAAGAAGAACGGAGGAGCACCTCAACAGCAAAACCCCAGAAATCAACAGCGACAAAATCAGGGCCCTGGAGGACAACGGGGACAGCCACAGAatgctagggcctatgcccttaaccaaaaacaagcagcgggaaaccaaggaaacttggcag gttaa